The Burkholderia ambifaria AMMD genome includes a region encoding these proteins:
- a CDS encoding type I polyketide synthase, with the protein MTDMDKDLLLQSIQTIRELKTRLAQAEQGHHEAVAVAVVGVSLRFPGGVTDLDSYWALLREGRSGVIEVEPERWSNRQFVDPDYAAAGKLVTPYAGLLEHIYDFDAEFFGLSALEAENLDPQQRLLLEQSWLALEDAGYDIGRLRGSDTGVVVGIGSQDYGMALLADPAHANPYVASGNSLSMAAGRLSYFFDFSGPSLSIDTACSSSLVAVHEACRRLQLGECGLALAAGVNAMLTPHAGINFSRARMLSTERDCHTFDARAKGYVRGEGCAVLVLKRLADAQADGDRIHAVIRGVAINHDGHSSGLTVPNGSAQRAVIRAALRRAGVAPAEVDYAEAHGTGTRLGDPIEAHAIADVYGEAREAGRPLVIGAVKANLGHLEAAAGLAGLIKAMLVVRHGEAPPQPGFETLNPAIGWDTAKFKVVRQPTPLRPADGRPWLAGVSSFGFSGTNAHAIVAAAPLAAEEGEPAAEPPGGLHVLALSAKTPEALGRHVEEVAAYLAGKPAAELAAIAQTSTCRRVALGERIAVTGRDGAELAARLRRALAERAPRRAPGRIVLYLSSADLPAGTADPAALAALHRGWLARCAGFGLFPDRVVLRGIAPAFVRAWLWQHAEPTGLAYLDETAGDALRGFSTSETAAGEVIAAEAAAAELFEDAEVLALGAPPFALPASSSTRWLRLDDEAALRTTLAALFTAGIEIDWTPLDARRHRVVRDFPRRPFARRSFRSPRIDAALAGADAPRESESAIHPLVRDRLAQPDGRVSCRLRTATAWLDFIDGHRVQGHRLLPASLLLELMRTAAADARGAAVTLSDARFRRPFDLDAAACDYLVQVDAPGEGARVALWGRPADDAAAPWVEHASAACRLAETTDAQDAPPAEVEAEGRDWPAEGWHELDVGALYARHQAGDIVLGEDFRCLAALRVRGARSEAEVGPPRGASHDATQRAALLIDACLQASAATREVDDGLFLLAGVGEVVLPPAVALPERLRVRLVREACDEGYRFTIMLADAEGAPVGRLREVLFRRVQGAQRAAPFHETGWEAVEWPARAAAPMHAALPAPDALDGLEASATWAARFGLDSYDAYRGQIEQACAGIVADTLADLGHEGADMEAADVAPAQQRLFAHLLAVRARGDAVALAAGAARLDGVAAAFPQFHGETEFLRRCAAALPEVLRGRRNPLEVLFGGSAFDGSEAVYVDSPIARVLNGQLAQWAARLAAQRPLRIVEIGAGTGGTSRTVLDALRGLPVARYCYTDVSPLFLERARPRFGEEGFIDYRLLDIEQPIADQGFTAGEFDLVIAANVLHATRSIADTLRQVRELLAPGGYLLLRECTAQRLSADLSFGMTEGWWRFEDHALRADYPVLSVAQWERQLALAGFEHTLGLPPSEASAEALIVAQASAVDRAEHWLVVHDGQGVGCVAQLAHERIACRELSWAEALEADPARESYQHIVCFADAGERDNADPVAAATAQYEAMIALCRRWLGPEAAPGARLWCVTRQAERAVDADRVDGLGQSVAAGVLKCAALEFPGRVAGLVDLEAEPADFASLIAHWREPGELRCFALRGGRPHVPRLRPLDAGALGASSLAGGAAFDGTVLITGGFGGIGLALADTLAARVETLVLVGRQVGGPEREAQLAALRERGARVIALAADLADEAQVAALFARLVAEGVAVSHLIHAAGVGGSLALAASGRGELREVVDAKLAGTWHLHRHAGPSLKSFTVLSTMLALWGAREKAHYTLANHFAERVVEWRRARGLPASIVHLGPIDGGMLDAAGKAAAARVGVRSFTLRELAGWLAAPLPRAGIALLDIDWARFRPIYRHGWLDALFAELGTPADGGAAGAKAADGAAAFRRAYAAAGYRESMLDELLHALLREVLGLSGNFAAYAGTGFHDLGMDSLLTLSFAEKLGARVGLPVSSVDVFDNANPARLRGWLAARLKALYAAAPAAAGSTGNAGATGATSAFSAADATHPDATDAPPPAGPLAATVSPTASDAAGDAVTDEIERELQTMQALLEDR; encoded by the coding sequence ATGACGGACATGGACAAGGACCTGCTGCTGCAATCGATCCAGACGATCCGCGAACTGAAGACGCGGCTCGCGCAGGCCGAGCAAGGCCATCACGAGGCGGTGGCGGTGGCGGTGGTCGGCGTGTCGCTGCGCTTTCCCGGAGGCGTGACCGATCTCGACAGCTACTGGGCGCTGCTGCGAGAAGGCCGCAGCGGGGTGATCGAGGTCGAGCCCGAACGCTGGAGCAACCGCCAGTTCGTCGATCCCGACTATGCCGCCGCCGGCAAGCTGGTGACGCCGTATGCGGGACTGCTGGAGCACATCTACGATTTCGACGCCGAATTCTTCGGCCTGTCCGCGCTCGAGGCCGAGAACCTCGATCCGCAGCAGCGGCTGCTGCTCGAACAGAGCTGGCTCGCGCTCGAGGATGCCGGCTACGACATCGGCCGGCTGCGCGGCAGCGATACCGGCGTGGTGGTGGGGATCGGCAGCCAGGATTACGGCATGGCGCTGCTGGCCGATCCCGCCCACGCGAATCCCTACGTGGCCTCCGGCAACTCGTTGAGCATGGCGGCCGGGCGGCTGTCCTACTTCTTCGACTTCAGCGGCCCCTCGCTGTCGATCGACACCGCCTGCTCGTCCTCGCTGGTGGCCGTGCACGAGGCCTGCCGGCGCCTGCAGCTGGGCGAATGCGGCCTGGCGCTGGCGGCCGGCGTCAACGCGATGCTGACGCCGCACGCGGGCATCAACTTCTCGCGCGCACGGATGCTGAGCACCGAGCGCGACTGCCATACCTTCGACGCGCGCGCCAAGGGGTACGTGCGCGGCGAGGGCTGCGCGGTGCTGGTGCTCAAGCGCCTGGCCGACGCGCAGGCTGACGGCGACCGCATCCACGCCGTGATCCGCGGCGTGGCGATCAACCACGACGGCCACAGCAGCGGCCTGACCGTGCCCAACGGTTCGGCCCAGCGCGCGGTGATCCGCGCGGCGCTGCGGCGCGCCGGCGTGGCGCCCGCCGAGGTCGACTACGCCGAGGCCCATGGCACCGGCACGCGGCTTGGCGATCCGATCGAGGCGCATGCGATCGCCGACGTCTACGGCGAGGCGCGCGAGGCGGGCCGCCCGCTCGTGATCGGCGCGGTGAAGGCGAACCTCGGCCATCTCGAGGCCGCGGCGGGTCTGGCCGGGTTGATCAAGGCGATGCTGGTGGTGCGCCACGGCGAGGCGCCGCCGCAGCCCGGCTTCGAGACGCTGAATCCCGCGATCGGCTGGGATACCGCGAAGTTCAAGGTGGTGCGGCAGCCCACGCCGCTGCGGCCCGCCGACGGGCGGCCCTGGCTGGCCGGCGTCAGCAGCTTCGGCTTCAGCGGCACCAACGCGCACGCGATCGTCGCGGCGGCGCCCTTGGCGGCCGAGGAGGGCGAGCCGGCGGCCGAGCCGCCGGGCGGCCTGCACGTGCTCGCGCTGAGCGCGAAGACGCCCGAGGCGCTGGGTCGTCATGTCGAGGAAGTGGCCGCCTACCTGGCCGGCAAGCCCGCAGCCGAGCTGGCCGCGATCGCGCAAACCTCGACCTGCCGGCGCGTCGCGCTCGGCGAGCGGATCGCCGTGACCGGGCGCGACGGCGCCGAGCTGGCCGCGCGGCTAAGGCGCGCGCTGGCCGAGCGCGCGCCGCGGCGCGCGCCGGGCCGCATCGTGCTCTACCTGTCGAGCGCCGACCTGCCGGCCGGCACGGCCGACCCGGCCGCGCTGGCCGCCTTGCATCGCGGCTGGCTGGCGCGCTGCGCCGGCTTCGGCCTGTTCCCCGATCGGGTGGTGCTGCGCGGCATCGCGCCCGCCTTCGTGCGCGCCTGGCTCTGGCAGCATGCCGAGCCCACCGGGCTCGCCTACCTGGACGAGACGGCCGGCGACGCGCTGCGCGGCTTTTCCACCAGCGAGACGGCCGCCGGCGAGGTCATTGCCGCAGAGGCGGCAGCGGCCGAGCTGTTCGAGGACGCGGAGGTGCTCGCGCTCGGCGCGCCGCCGTTTGCCTTGCCGGCCTCGTCGTCGACCCGCTGGTTGCGCCTCGACGACGAGGCCGCACTGCGCACGACGCTTGCCGCGCTCTTCACGGCCGGCATCGAGATCGACTGGACGCCGCTCGATGCGCGACGCCATCGCGTGGTCCGCGACTTTCCGCGCCGGCCCTTCGCACGCCGAAGCTTCCGCTCGCCTCGCATCGACGCGGCACTGGCCGGCGCCGACGCGCCGCGCGAGAGCGAAAGCGCGATCCATCCGCTGGTGCGCGATCGCCTGGCGCAGCCCGACGGCCGCGTGAGCTGCCGCCTGCGCACGGCCACGGCCTGGCTCGATTTCATCGACGGCCACCGTGTGCAGGGGCATCGTCTGCTGCCGGCCTCGCTGCTGCTCGAACTGATGCGCACGGCGGCGGCCGATGCGCGCGGCGCGGCGGTGACGCTCAGCGACGCGCGCTTCCGGCGCCCCTTCGATCTCGACGCGGCCGCCTGCGATTACCTGGTCCAGGTCGATGCGCCGGGCGAGGGCGCGCGCGTCGCTCTGTGGGGCCGGCCGGCCGACGATGCGGCGGCGCCCTGGGTCGAGCATGCGAGCGCCGCCTGCCGCCTCGCCGAGACGACGGATGCGCAGGACGCGCCGCCGGCCGAGGTCGAGGCCGAAGGCCGCGACTGGCCCGCCGAGGGCTGGCACGAACTCGATGTCGGTGCACTCTATGCGCGCCACCAGGCCGGCGACATCGTGCTCGGCGAGGATTTCCGCTGCCTCGCCGCCTTGCGCGTGCGGGGCGCGCGCAGCGAGGCCGAGGTCGGCCCGCCGCGGGGCGCCAGCCACGACGCGACGCAGCGTGCCGCCCTGCTGATCGATGCCTGCCTGCAGGCCAGCGCCGCCACGCGCGAGGTCGACGACGGCCTGTTCCTGCTGGCCGGGGTGGGCGAGGTGGTGCTGCCGCCCGCCGTGGCCTTGCCCGAGCGCCTGCGCGTGCGGCTGGTGCGCGAGGCTTGCGACGAGGGCTATCGCTTCACGATCATGCTGGCCGATGCCGAAGGTGCGCCGGTCGGCCGGTTGCGCGAGGTGCTGTTCCGGCGCGTGCAGGGGGCACAGCGCGCCGCGCCGTTCCACGAGACCGGCTGGGAAGCCGTCGAGTGGCCGGCGCGCGCCGCCGCGCCCATGCATGCGGCGCTGCCGGCCCCGGACGCGCTGGATGGGCTCGAGGCTTCGGCCACCTGGGCCGCGCGCTTCGGGCTCGACAGCTACGACGCCTATCGCGGGCAGATCGAGCAGGCCTGCGCCGGCATCGTGGCCGACACGCTAGCCGATCTCGGGCACGAGGGCGCCGACATGGAAGCCGCCGACGTCGCGCCGGCCCAGCAGCGGCTGTTCGCGCACCTGCTCGCGGTGCGCGCGCGCGGCGACGCCGTTGCACTCGCGGCGGGCGCCGCGCGGCTCGACGGCGTCGCCGCGGCGTTCCCACAGTTCCACGGCGAGACCGAATTCCTGCGCCGCTGCGCCGCCGCCTTGCCCGAGGTGCTGCGCGGCCGGCGCAATCCGCTCGAGGTGCTGTTCGGCGGTTCCGCGTTCGACGGCAGCGAGGCCGTCTACGTCGATTCGCCGATCGCGCGCGTGCTGAACGGCCAGCTCGCGCAATGGGCCGCGCGGCTCGCCGCGCAACGGCCGCTGCGCATCGTCGAGATCGGCGCCGGCACGGGCGGCACCTCGCGCACCGTGCTCGACGCGCTGCGCGGCCTGCCGGTGGCGCGCTACTGCTACACCGACGTCTCGCCGCTGTTCCTCGAACGCGCGCGGCCGCGCTTCGGCGAGGAGGGCTTCATCGACTACCGCCTGCTCGACATCGAGCAGCCGATCGCCGACCAGGGTTTCACGGCCGGCGAGTTCGACCTGGTGATCGCCGCCAACGTGCTGCATGCGACGCGCTCGATCGCCGACACGCTGCGCCAGGTGCGCGAGCTGCTGGCGCCGGGCGGCTACCTGCTGCTGCGCGAGTGCACGGCGCAGCGCCTCAGCGCCGACCTAAGCTTCGGGATGACCGAGGGCTGGTGGCGCTTCGAGGACCACGCGCTGCGCGCCGACTACCCGGTGCTGTCGGTCGCGCAATGGGAGCGGCAACTGGCCCTGGCCGGCTTCGAGCATACGCTCGGCCTGCCGCCGAGCGAGGCCAGCGCCGAGGCGCTGATCGTCGCGCAGGCCTCGGCCGTCGATCGCGCGGAGCACTGGCTGGTGGTGCACGACGGGCAGGGCGTCGGCTGCGTCGCGCAGCTCGCGCACGAGCGGATCGCGTGCCGCGAGCTGTCCTGGGCCGAGGCGCTGGAGGCCGATCCGGCGCGCGAAAGCTACCAGCACATCGTCTGCTTCGCCGATGCCGGCGAGCGCGACAACGCCGATCCCGTCGCGGCGGCCACCGCGCAGTACGAGGCCATGATCGCGCTGTGCCGGCGCTGGCTCGGCCCCGAGGCCGCGCCCGGCGCGCGCCTCTGGTGCGTGACGCGCCAGGCCGAGCGCGCCGTCGATGCCGACCGCGTCGACGGGCTCGGCCAGTCGGTGGCGGCCGGCGTGCTCAAGTGCGCCGCGCTGGAATTCCCGGGCCGCGTCGCCGGCCTGGTCGATCTGGAGGCCGAGCCGGCCGATTTCGCCTCGCTCATCGCGCATTGGCGCGAGCCGGGCGAGCTGCGCTGCTTCGCGCTGCGCGGCGGCCGGCCCCATGTGCCGCGCCTGCGGCCGCTCGATGCCGGCGCGCTCGGTGCTTCGTCGTTGGCCGGCGGCGCTGCCTTCGACGGCACGGTGCTGATCACGGGCGGTTTCGGCGGCATCGGCCTGGCGCTGGCGGACACGCTGGCCGCGCGCGTCGAGACGCTGGTGCTGGTCGGGCGCCAGGTCGGCGGTCCCGAGCGCGAGGCGCAGCTCGCCGCGCTGCGCGAACGCGGCGCGCGCGTGATCGCGCTGGCCGCCGATCTCGCTGACGAGGCGCAGGTCGCGGCGCTGTTCGCGCGGCTGGTCGCCGAGGGCGTGGCGGTCTCGCACCTGATCCACGCGGCCGGGGTGGGCGGCAGCCTGGCGCTGGCCGCGAGCGGGCGCGGGGAACTGCGCGAGGTGGTCGACGCGAAGCTGGCCGGCACCTGGCATCTGCACCGGCATGCCGGCCCGTCGCTGAAGTCCTTCACCGTGCTCTCGACCATGCTCGCACTGTGGGGCGCGCGCGAGAAGGCCCACTACACGCTGGCCAATCACTTCGCCGAGCGCGTCGTCGAATGGCGCCGCGCGCGCGGGCTGCCGGCCTCGATCGTGCACCTGGGCCCGATCGACGGCGGCATGCTCGACGCGGCCGGCAAGGCCGCCGCGGCGCGCGTCGGGGTGCGCAGCTTCACGCTGCGCGAGCTGGCCGGCTGGCTCGCCGCGCCGCTGCCGCGCGCCGGCATCGCGCTACTCGACATCGACTGGGCCCGCTTCCGGCCGATCTACCGCCACGGCTGGCTCGACGCGCTGTTCGCCGAACTCGGCACGCCCGCCGACGGCGGTGCGGCCGGTGCCAAGGCCGCCGATGGCGCGGCCGCGTTCCGGCGTGCCTACGCGGCGGCCGGCTACCGCGAGTCGATGCTCGACGAACTGCTGCACGCGCTGCTGCGCGAGGTGCTGGGCCTGTCGGGCAACTTCGCGGCCTACGCCGGCACGGGCTTCCACGATCTCGGCATGGATTCGCTGCTGACCCTGTCGTTCGCCGAGAAGCTCGGCGCGCGCGTCGGCTTGCCGGTGTCCTCGGTCGACGTGTTTGACAACGCGAATCCGGCGCGCTTGCGCGGCTGGCTCGCGGCGCGCCTGAAGGCGCTCTACGCGGCCGCGCCGGCCGCTGCCGGCAGCACCGGTAACGCTGGGGCTACTGGTGCCACCAGCGCCTTCAGTGCCGCCGATGCCACGCATCCGGACGCGACCGACGCGCCGCCGCCCGCCGGCCCGCTGGCCGCCACTGTCTCCCCCACCGCGAGCGACGCCGCCGGCGATGCCGTGACCGATGAAATCGAACGCGAGCTGCAGACGATGCAGGCGCTGCTGGAGGACCGTTGA
- a CDS encoding SDR family NAD(P)-dependent oxidoreductase — MAHFLDRIEQLSKPQLQALARAMRDEILQLRPDERADAAPADISGLAYETRWQIAPPALAAMNPGRAGAPRVLLLNWRDAAWPPAGCAAIASCVTARATLDPDTGWAPEALAAQLMRLAQASGPFDAIVLAVGGDAHGAAARGEPDAVTLAAHWGTALALAAAVAGQVAPARLWFVTRGAQCLPDDRLPADPALAPLAALGRTLSLELPAAWGGCLDLDEAPSSLERAFDEIARDPGGSDDEVAYRAGQRYLPVLERVSEAPRAPFVPSSEASYLVTGGTGGIGTVLVDDLLARGAGRVVVLGRRAPAAPEAAAWLAARRRAAGRDERVILVAADPADRAALGAALDDIRRSGPPLRGIFHAAGSNERIALARLTRDDIARIVGAKAFGALHLDQLTREDALDFQVYFSSVAGRWGTAQMAPYAMANRFLDALAERREAEGRRTRSLAWGPWAEVGMMVRQRQQGFGALGLRALAPGLGLAALAQALGQPGIAGATRQIVDVDWPCYAEQVAVAKHLRPFAALSAAASAACATASGAAPPLDAVPSAAEDFGQAGATLALLRELVAELTGAALPERGEARPMQELGLTSLLSIELSQKLRQRLGVPCRPTVVFDHANLRALAESLAQAWAHANPRPAVALARVGAASARAADADEGAIAIVGMACRLPGADSPDALWAQLMQAEAVALDPVESRPAARFDLARYLSDEDAPGKAYSLAGGFLDDLEQFDHARFRLSHREACFMDPQQRLALETTWRAFEDVGIDPAARLDGSAADALDAAVFFGIGQNEYGPLCRSVADGEDAGLMSTGQSMNIIAGRVAHLFGLDGPAICHDTACSSSLVALDAAVQHLRGGRNRLAVVGGVNALVSPDTFVLLGKARALSRQGRCAAFDARADGYVRAEGCVVMVLKRLADARADGDAIHAVIRGSAVNHDGRSSGLTAPSGAAQERVMRAALRDAGVAAHEVALVEAHGTGTALGDPIEYHALRAVYADDAPRATPLVLGALKSFIGHTEAASGLAGLLKLVLSLRARIAPAQRHYVTPNPFIETSERIEIPRGARALGGDGRVLGAVSAFGFNGTNAHVIVERGEERPSRRLPGAPFARVRCWYSARPLSASSGLAQAFGAAPASLAPASYVTRWAPFAAPAAVAMRQVLVLRMPVAAGDPLYDALDRGLIEAMRARGIRVIEADGEPAPGLGLAAVLAAQTAAHGRFERIVLRLGDGAAWPDAALDTAWLERLGHGWSALASLPAEAPPVLVSGAAQPRWPAVLACVDKERAGPALTWLDCEPGLGEAGLDSLLDAHLDALLAIREPACRLTRAGLVVPRLAAAAPLPAAAFRARDAHAYLVSGGLGGVGARVLGWLLEQGARHVVSLNRRAPDAAEAAALERLARRHAARIDTLDLGLDDPEALREALRATLGGTPLAGVFHCAAVLDDQPFAAQAWDAAREVLRPKGAGAWHLHRATLGQPLDHFVVFSSLSALLGQPGQAAYALANALAEAVVERRRALGLPALAIQWGPWAGVGMAARGGEALAAQYRAIGLAARGADDYLRVLSARLASGAGQEACVGVFDLDWRRHAATYAPAPLWAGLLGDGGAPAEPPSFAERLAEVPPERRRRALRARLREIVAACIGRDAAAITDTDGFAEIGIDSLHATVLHRQLEREFGAALPATIAFDHPTVAAVADCLARGALAELFAPAIVAAPAQLANAAADASLGDHSAAELARILAHELGGLESRGAL, encoded by the coding sequence GTGGCACATTTTCTCGATCGGATCGAACAACTGTCGAAGCCGCAGTTGCAGGCGCTCGCGCGTGCGATGCGCGACGAGATCCTGCAACTGCGGCCCGACGAGCGGGCGGATGCCGCGCCGGCAGACATTTCAGGGCTGGCCTACGAGACGCGCTGGCAGATCGCGCCGCCGGCCCTCGCCGCGATGAACCCGGGCCGAGCCGGCGCGCCGCGCGTGCTGCTGCTGAATTGGCGCGACGCCGCCTGGCCGCCGGCCGGCTGCGCCGCGATCGCCTCCTGCGTGACGGCGAGGGCGACGCTCGATCCCGACACCGGTTGGGCGCCCGAGGCACTCGCCGCGCAACTGATGCGGCTCGCGCAGGCCTCGGGGCCGTTCGACGCGATCGTGCTTGCCGTCGGCGGCGATGCCCATGGCGCGGCGGCCCGCGGCGAGCCGGATGCAGTGACGCTGGCCGCGCACTGGGGCACCGCGTTGGCGCTGGCCGCCGCGGTGGCCGGCCAAGTGGCGCCGGCGCGCCTGTGGTTCGTCACGCGCGGCGCCCAGTGCCTGCCCGACGATCGCCTGCCGGCCGACCCGGCGCTGGCGCCGCTGGCCGCGCTGGGCCGCACGCTCTCGCTCGAACTGCCGGCCGCCTGGGGCGGCTGCCTCGATCTCGACGAGGCGCCCTCCTCGCTCGAACGTGCCTTCGACGAGATCGCCCGCGACCCGGGCGGCAGCGACGACGAAGTCGCCTATCGCGCCGGCCAGCGCTACCTGCCCGTGCTCGAACGCGTGTCCGAGGCGCCGCGCGCGCCCTTCGTGCCCTCGTCCGAGGCCAGCTACCTGGTTACCGGCGGCACGGGCGGCATCGGCACCGTGCTGGTCGACGACCTGCTCGCGCGCGGCGCGGGGCGCGTGGTGGTGCTCGGGCGGCGCGCCCCCGCCGCGCCCGAGGCGGCGGCATGGCTGGCCGCGCGACGGCGCGCCGCCGGCCGGGACGAACGCGTCATTCTGGTCGCGGCCGATCCCGCCGACCGGGCCGCGCTCGGCGCGGCGCTCGACGATATCCGCCGCAGCGGCCCGCCGCTGCGCGGCATCTTCCACGCGGCCGGCAGCAACGAACGGATCGCGCTGGCGCGCCTCACGCGCGACGACATCGCGCGCATCGTCGGCGCCAAGGCCTTCGGCGCGCTGCATCTCGATCAGCTGACGCGCGAGGACGCGCTCGATTTCCAGGTCTACTTTTCGTCGGTCGCCGGCCGCTGGGGCACCGCGCAGATGGCACCCTACGCGATGGCGAACCGCTTTCTCGACGCGCTGGCCGAGCGCCGCGAGGCCGAGGGACGCCGCACGCGCAGCCTGGCCTGGGGGCCGTGGGCCGAGGTCGGCATGATGGTCCGGCAGCGGCAGCAAGGCTTCGGCGCGCTCGGGCTGCGCGCGCTCGCGCCGGGGCTCGGGCTCGCCGCGCTGGCGCAGGCGCTCGGCCAGCCCGGCATCGCCGGCGCCACGCGGCAGATCGTGGATGTCGATTGGCCGTGTTATGCCGAGCAGGTCGCGGTGGCCAAGCATCTGCGTCCGTTCGCTGCCCTGAGCGCCGCTGCGTCGGCGGCTTGCGCGACGGCATCCGGTGCCGCGCCGCCGCTCGACGCCGTGCCTTCCGCCGCCGAGGATTTCGGTCAGGCCGGGGCAACGCTGGCCCTGCTGCGCGAACTGGTGGCCGAGCTGACCGGCGCGGCGCTGCCCGAGCGCGGCGAGGCGCGGCCGATGCAGGAACTCGGACTGACCTCGCTGCTGAGCATCGAGCTGAGCCAGAAGCTGCGCCAGCGCCTAGGCGTGCCTTGCCGCCCGACCGTGGTGTTCGATCATGCCAACCTGCGCGCGCTGGCCGAGTCGCTGGCGCAGGCCTGGGCGCACGCCAATCCGCGCCCGGCGGTGGCGCTCGCGCGGGTGGGCGCCGCCAGCGCCCGTGCCGCCGATGCCGACGAGGGTGCGATCGCGATCGTCGGCATGGCCTGCCGGCTGCCCGGCGCCGATTCCCCTGACGCGCTGTGGGCCCAACTGATGCAGGCCGAGGCCGTCGCGCTCGACCCGGTCGAGTCGAGGCCCGCCGCGCGCTTTGACCTCGCGCGCTACCTGTCCGACGAGGATGCGCCGGGCAAGGCCTACAGCCTCGCGGGCGGCTTCCTCGACGACTTGGAGCAGTTCGACCACGCGCGCTTTCGTCTTTCGCATCGCGAGGCCTGCTTCATGGACCCGCAGCAGCGGCTCGCGCTGGAGACCACCTGGCGCGCCTTCGAGGACGTCGGCATCGATCCCGCTGCGCGGCTCGACGGCAGCGCCGCCGACGCGCTCGACGCGGCCGTGTTCTTCGGCATCGGCCAGAACGAATACGGCCCGCTGTGCCGCTCGGTGGCCGACGGCGAGGATGCCGGGCTGATGTCGACCGGCCAGTCGATGAACATCATCGCCGGGCGCGTCGCCCACCTGTTCGGTCTGGACGGCCCGGCGATCTGCCACGACACCGCCTGCTCGTCCTCGCTGGTCGCGCTCGACGCAGCGGTGCAGCACCTGCGGGGCGGCCGCAACCGGCTGGCCGTGGTCGGCGGCGTCAACGCGCTGGTCTCGCCCGACACCTTCGTGCTGCTCGGTAAGGCGCGCGCGCTGTCGCGGCAGGGCCGCTGCGCCGCGTTCGACGCACGCGCCGACGGCTACGTGCGCGCCGAGGGCTGCGTGGTGATGGTGCTCAAGCGGCTGGCCGACGCGCGCGCCGACGGCGACGCGATCCATGCCGTGATCCGCGGCAGCGCGGTCAACCACGACGGCCGCAGCAGCGGACTGACCGCGCCGAGCGGCGCGGCCCAGGAGCGCGTGATGCGCGCCGCGCTGCGCGACGCCGGCGTGGCCGCGCACGAGGTGGCGCTGGTCGAGGCGCACGGCACCGGCACCGCGCTCGGCGACCCGATCGAATACCACGCGCTGCGCGCCGTCTACGCCGACGATGCGCCGCGCGCCACACCGCTGGTGCTCGGCGCGCTGAAGTCTTTCATCGGCCATACCGAGGCCGCCTCGGGGCTGGCCGGCCTGCTCAAGCTGGTGCTGAGCCTGCGTGCGCGCATCGCGCCCGCGCAGCGGCACTACGTCACGCCGAACCCGTTCATCGAGACCAGCGAGCGGATCGAGATCCCGCGTGGCGCGCGCGCGCTCGGCGGTGACGGGCGCGTGCTGGGCGCCGTCAGCGCTTTCGGCTTCAACGGCACCAATGCGCACGTGATCGTCGAGCGCGGCGAGGAGCGGCCCTCGCGGCGCCTGCCCGGCGCGCCGTTCGCGCGGGTGCGCTGCTGGTACTCGGCGCGCCCGCTGTCGGCCAGCAGCGGGCTCGCGCAGGCCTTCGGTGCCGCGCCGGCGAGCCTCGCGCCGGCCAGCTACGTGACGCGCTGGGCGCCGTTCGCGGCCCCGGCCGCCGTCGCGATGCGGCAGGTGCTGGTGCTGCGCATGCCGGTCGCGGCCGGTGATCCCCTGTACGACGCGCTGGATCGCGGCCTGATCGAGGCGATGCGCGCGCGCGGCATCCGCGTGATCGAGGCCGACGGCGAGCCGGCCCCGGGCCTCGGCCTGGCGGCGGTGCTGGCCGCGCAGACAGCCGCGCACGGTCGCTTCGAGCGCATCGTGCTGCGTCTCGGCGACGGCGCCGCCTGGCCCGACGCGGCGCTCGACACGGCCTGGCTGGAGCGCCTCGGCCACGGCTGGTCCGCGCTCGCGAGCCTGCCGGCCGAGGCCCCGCCGGTGCTCGTGAGCGGCGCCGCGCAACCGCGCTGGCCGGCGGTGCTGGCCTGCGTCGACAAGGAGCGCGCGGGGCCGGCCCTCACCTGGCTCGACTGCGAACCGGGCCTTGGCGAGGCCGGGCTCGACAGCCTGCTCGACGCCCATCTCGATGCGCTGCTCGCGATCCGCGAACCGGCTTGCCGGCTCACGCGCGCGGGCCTCGTGGTGCCGCGCCTGGCCGCCGCCGCGCCGCTGCCTGCCGCCGCGTTCCGCGCGCGCGACGCGCATGCCTATCTCGTCAGCGGCGGGCTCGGCGGGGTCGGCGCGCGCGTGCTCGGCTGGCTGCTCGAACAAGGCGCGCGTCATGTCGTCAGCCTGAACCGCCGCGCGCCCGATGCCGCCGAAGCAGCCGCGCTCGAGCGCCTGGCTCGACGCCACGCCGCGCGCATCGACACGCTGGACCTCGGCCTCGACGATCCCGAGGCCTTGCGCGAGGCGCTGCGGGCCACGCTCGGCGGCACGCCGTTGGCCGGCGTGTTCCATTGCGCCGCCGTGCTCGACGACCAGCCGTTCGCGGCGCAGGCCTGGGACGCGGCGCGGGAGGTGCTGCGGCCCAAGGGCGCCGGCGCCTGGCATCTGCACCGCGCCACGCTGGGCCAGCCGCTCGATCACTTCGTGGTGTTCTCCTCGCTGTCGGCGCTGCTCGGCCAGCCGGGGCAAGCCGCCTACGCGCTGGCCAATGCGCTGGCCGAGGCCGTGGTCGAACGGCGCCGCGCACTCGGCCTGCCCGCGCTGGCGATCCAATGGGGGCCGTGGGCCGGCGTCGGCATGGCGGCGCGCGGCGGCGAGGCGCTGGCCGCCCAGTACCGCGCGATCGGCCTGGCCGCGCGCGGCGCCGACGACTATCTGCGCGTGCTGTCGGCGCGGCTCGCGTCCGGCGCGGGCCAGGAAGCCTGCGTCGGCGTGTTCGATCTCGACTGGCGGCGCCATGCGGCCACCTACGCGCCGGCGCCGCTGTGGGCCGGGCTGCTGGGCGATGGCGGCGCGCCGGCCGAGCCGCCCTCGTTCGCCGAGCGGCTCGCCGAGGTGCCGCCCGAGCGGCGCCGGCGTGCCCTGCGCGCGCGGCTGCGCGAGATCGTCGCCGCCTGCATCGGGCGCGACGCCGCCGCGATCACCGATACCGACGGCTTTGCCGAGATCGGCATCGATTCGCTGCACGCCACGGTGCTGCACCGGCAGCTCGAACGCGAATTCGGCGCCGCGCTGCCGGCCACCATCGCCTTCGATCACCCCACGGTGGCCGCCGTCGCCGACTGCCTCGCGCGCGGTGCGCTGGCCGAGCTGTTCGCGCCGGCCATCGTGGCCGCGCCGGCGCAGCTGGCGAACGCCGCGGCCGACGCATCGCTGGGGGACCACAGTGCCGCCGAACTCGCCCGGATCCTCGCGCACGAGCTCGGCGGTCTCGAATCACGCGGAGCACTTTGA